A genomic region of Gemmata massiliana contains the following coding sequences:
- a CDS encoding polysaccharide biosynthesis/export family protein, whose amino-acid sequence MAPRRFWKVWVALAAVAGSFGGSGCRSAHDIKAERDCCKPPQFNCCTIPDVPVPKELNKVSLPPYIVETPDVLQIEAIRVVPLPPFRLEPLDVLYLSAENDFDQNKLTGLYPVDPDGTINLGPRYGGALRVADMTVEEAQKAIEDKARIKARNVSVTVSLAQSHGVQQISGQHIVRPDGTVGLGAYGSVYVAGLSLAQVKQAIESHLSKYLVRPEVAVDVYSYNSKFYYVITDFAGNGEQVTRLPHTGNETVLDAVSLIGGLSAVSSKKIWVARPAPTEAGNDQILPVDWCGITRKGQVKTNYQILPSDRIYILSQPLSKFDTYFARVLSPVQRTLGVALLAGSVNNQFRNNGNNGNVGIVAPIIP is encoded by the coding sequence ATGGCGCCCCGGCGCTTTTGGAAAGTGTGGGTGGCGTTGGCCGCGGTCGCCGGTTCGTTCGGCGGCTCCGGGTGCCGGTCGGCCCACGATATAAAAGCGGAACGCGACTGCTGCAAGCCGCCGCAGTTTAACTGTTGCACCATCCCCGACGTCCCGGTTCCCAAGGAACTGAATAAGGTCAGCCTCCCGCCGTACATCGTGGAGACACCGGACGTCCTCCAGATCGAAGCGATCCGGGTGGTCCCGTTGCCGCCGTTCCGGTTGGAGCCGCTCGACGTGCTCTACCTGAGCGCGGAGAACGACTTCGATCAGAACAAACTCACCGGGCTGTACCCGGTGGACCCGGACGGCACCATCAACCTGGGGCCGCGCTACGGTGGGGCGCTCCGGGTCGCGGACATGACCGTCGAAGAGGCTCAAAAGGCTATCGAAGATAAAGCGCGGATCAAGGCGCGGAACGTCAGCGTGACCGTGTCGCTGGCGCAGTCGCACGGCGTCCAGCAGATCAGCGGCCAGCACATCGTCCGGCCCGACGGCACGGTAGGACTGGGGGCTTACGGGAGCGTGTACGTCGCGGGTCTGAGCCTCGCGCAGGTGAAGCAGGCCATCGAGTCGCACCTCTCGAAGTACCTCGTGCGCCCCGAAGTGGCCGTGGACGTGTACTCGTACAACAGCAAGTTCTACTACGTCATCACCGACTTCGCGGGCAACGGCGAACAGGTGACGCGCCTGCCGCACACGGGCAACGAAACCGTGCTCGACGCGGTGTCGCTCATCGGCGGGCTGTCGGCGGTGTCGAGCAAGAAGATCTGGGTGGCGCGCCCGGCCCCGACCGAAGCCGGTAACGACCAGATCCTCCCCGTGGACTGGTGCGGGATCACCCGCAAGGGCCAAGTGAAGACGAACTACCAGATCCTGCCGTCCGACCGGATCTACATTCTGTCGCAGCCGCTGAGCAAGTTCGACACGTACTTCGCCCGCGTCCTGTCACCGGTCCAGCGCACGCTCGGTGTGGCACTGCTCGCCGGGAGCGTCAACAACCAGTTCCGCAACAACGGGAACAACGGGAACGTTGGCATCGTGGCCCCGATCATCCCTTAA
- a CDS encoding polysaccharide biosynthesis tyrosine autokinase — translation MARPIAGDSPMIQPPYQAPQSGVPVPVVTSPFNYTNQPNIPGPVVVGTPTPLGLLNAFRRRWVLSTFIGGLVAVAVAVGIWLALPAGKHQARALVQLQPKQVEFVNKTQEDFEAYRRHQMFLLKTRDVLTRVLADPAVSSLDTIKQSEDPVSMLEDTIRVTVAAPEILEVTLTGNNIEDMKVILDHVVRRYVDDATAIDRKQRDDQIAALETTLTSIERELKEQKSKLELAGRTNGTTGAEATSNALALLQKRHIEADALFVAAGREIEKAEAELKVLQKQLEDKDPKTPPDQAIVAQLVAADVRVKTAKSAYTARKEYADKEAAKATNPDIDDGITKLRAEVKKLETEVKEAEKLAATEAIEVARAIDTAKKKKRVEELAYSIEVKKGEREGHRLEREGLQRVIATTAAGGLSIEEERKNLQPQREMHDKIQTQLIQLRIAAQQSGRVSARGGAEKIPNNNQNKKIVMSSAGGFVSFFGVILLVSFLEWRSRRVDGVDQVVNELGMRVIGTVPAFPNRASLQAATEAGGANWRFVLNESINSTRTMLLHTAKAQAMQVVMVTSATQGEGKTSLASQLATSMATAGMRTLIVDCDLRNPSIMKLFELPLAPGVSEVLRQEVDVSDAVQATAVPNLWVIPAGHCSNATIAALAQGNPLKTLFNRLRGQFDFVIVDSCPVLPVADALLIAQHVDGVVFSIMQDVSQLPKVVTASEKLTQLNIQMVGAVVNGIKQDVYSYGYNYVKQLPA, via the coding sequence ATGGCCCGTCCGATTGCCGGTGATTCACCCATGATCCAGCCGCCGTACCAGGCGCCGCAGAGCGGGGTGCCGGTTCCGGTCGTGACTTCGCCGTTCAATTACACAAACCAGCCCAACATCCCGGGGCCGGTGGTGGTGGGTACCCCCACCCCCCTCGGGCTGCTGAATGCGTTCCGGCGGCGGTGGGTGCTGAGCACGTTCATCGGCGGTCTGGTCGCGGTCGCGGTCGCGGTCGGGATCTGGCTCGCGCTGCCCGCGGGCAAGCACCAGGCCCGGGCGCTCGTACAGCTCCAGCCCAAACAGGTCGAGTTCGTCAACAAGACCCAGGAGGACTTCGAGGCGTACCGCCGCCACCAGATGTTCCTGCTGAAGACGCGCGACGTGCTCACCCGCGTCCTCGCGGACCCGGCCGTGTCGAGCCTCGATACCATCAAGCAGTCCGAAGACCCGGTCTCGATGCTCGAGGACACGATCCGGGTCACGGTCGCGGCGCCCGAAATCCTCGAAGTTACGCTCACCGGCAACAACATCGAGGACATGAAGGTGATCCTCGACCACGTCGTCCGGCGGTACGTGGACGACGCCACCGCCATCGACCGCAAACAGCGCGACGACCAGATCGCCGCGCTGGAAACCACGCTCACGAGCATCGAGCGGGAACTTAAAGAACAAAAGAGTAAGCTCGAACTGGCCGGCCGGACCAACGGCACCACGGGCGCAGAGGCCACCAGCAACGCCCTCGCGCTGCTCCAGAAGCGGCACATCGAGGCCGACGCGCTGTTCGTGGCGGCCGGGCGCGAGATCGAGAAGGCCGAGGCCGAACTCAAGGTGCTGCAAAAACAGTTAGAAGACAAAGACCCGAAGACCCCACCGGACCAGGCCATCGTTGCTCAGCTCGTGGCCGCAGACGTGCGGGTCAAAACGGCGAAGAGCGCCTACACCGCCCGCAAAGAGTACGCGGACAAGGAAGCGGCGAAGGCTACCAACCCGGACATCGACGACGGAATCACGAAACTGCGAGCCGAGGTGAAGAAACTCGAAACCGAGGTCAAAGAGGCCGAAAAACTGGCCGCGACCGAGGCCATTGAGGTCGCCCGGGCGATCGACACCGCGAAAAAGAAGAAGCGCGTCGAGGAACTGGCCTACTCGATCGAGGTCAAGAAGGGCGAGCGCGAGGGGCACCGGCTCGAGCGCGAGGGGTTGCAGCGGGTGATCGCGACCACCGCCGCGGGCGGGCTGAGCATCGAGGAGGAGCGCAAGAACCTCCAACCGCAGCGCGAAATGCACGACAAGATCCAGACGCAACTTATTCAGTTGCGGATCGCGGCCCAACAGAGCGGGCGTGTCAGCGCACGCGGCGGCGCCGAGAAGATCCCGAACAACAACCAGAACAAGAAGATCGTGATGTCCTCGGCGGGCGGGTTCGTGTCCTTCTTTGGCGTGATCCTGCTCGTTTCGTTCCTCGAATGGCGCTCGCGCCGCGTGGACGGCGTCGACCAAGTGGTGAACGAACTCGGGATGCGGGTCATCGGTACCGTGCCTGCGTTTCCGAACCGCGCGAGCCTCCAGGCCGCGACCGAGGCCGGGGGCGCGAACTGGCGGTTCGTGCTCAACGAGTCCATCAACTCGACGCGCACGATGCTGCTCCACACCGCGAAGGCCCAGGCGATGCAGGTGGTGATGGTGACCAGCGCCACGCAGGGCGAGGGCAAGACCTCGCTGGCGAGCCAATTGGCGACCAGCATGGCGACCGCCGGGATGCGCACGCTGATCGTGGACTGCGATTTGCGGAACCCGTCGATCATGAAGCTGTTCGAGCTTCCCCTCGCGCCGGGCGTGTCTGAAGTGCTGCGTCAGGAAGTGGACGTGAGCGACGCGGTGCAGGCTACCGCGGTCCCGAACCTGTGGGTCATCCCCGCCGGCCACTGCTCGAACGCGACCATCGCCGCGCTCGCGCAAGGGAACCCGCTCAAAACGTTATTCAACCGGCTCCGCGGGCAATTCGACTTCGTGATCGTCGATAGCTGCCCGGTTCTGCCGGTCGCGGACGCGCTCTTGATCGCGCAACACGTGGACGGCGTTGTGTTTTCGATCATGCAAGACGTCAGTCAGCTGCCGAAGGTCGTCACTGCATCGGAGAAACTGACGCAATTGAACATCCAAATGGTCGGGGCTGTGGTGAACGGCATCAAGCAGGACGTGTACTCCTACGGTTACAACTACGTGAAGCAACTCCCCGCGTAA
- a CDS encoding exosortase-associated EpsI family protein has product MSIHPHQIAPALSPENAGRAAIRKWLVIVIAVAGLAGAAIVEGTRSNRWGPSEDVRAASEKLAGIPTNFGNWTSSEYQMSDKVLKVAEATGHLSRIYKHRKTGAEFSVLILCGPSGPIGAHTPEACYAGSGYTMAGEPQKKAVVLPDQSPATYWSTRFDKMTPPAESQRVCWMWGLGGDWEASTNARFGWQSALYKMYVTRPGPDATSAHDPIHEFLTDFLPEVKKALAPRPSESK; this is encoded by the coding sequence ATGAGCATTCACCCCCACCAAATTGCACCCGCACTTTCGCCCGAAAATGCCGGGCGTGCGGCGATTCGCAAGTGGCTGGTGATCGTGATTGCGGTGGCCGGACTTGCGGGCGCCGCGATAGTTGAAGGAACGCGGTCGAATCGGTGGGGACCGTCTGAAGATGTTCGCGCCGCATCTGAAAAGCTTGCTGGTATTCCCACAAATTTCGGAAACTGGACGAGTTCGGAATACCAGATGTCTGATAAGGTGTTGAAAGTAGCTGAAGCGACCGGGCATTTGTCAAGAATTTATAAACACAGAAAGACCGGAGCAGAATTCAGCGTACTGATCCTGTGCGGTCCTAGCGGTCCTATCGGCGCCCATACCCCCGAGGCTTGTTACGCCGGTAGCGGTTATACAATGGCAGGAGAACCGCAGAAAAAAGCGGTCGTCCTGCCCGACCAGTCGCCCGCGACCTACTGGTCGACTCGATTTGATAAGATGACCCCGCCAGCCGAGTCGCAACGGGTTTGTTGGATGTGGGGATTGGGTGGAGATTGGGAAGCTTCCACAAATGCCCGGTTCGGTTGGCAGTCTGCGCTATACAAAATGTACGTGACGCGACCCGGACCAGATGCGACCAGCGCCCACGACCCGATCCACGAGTTCCTGACAGACTTTTTGCCCGAAGTGAAAAAAGCGCTGGCCCCCCGACCGTCCGAATCGAAGTAA
- a CDS encoding sugar transferase — translation MSAVPTHPPTLPTPAQSPEREPWPEIDCLPSDAVLEIPMNLGWYAAAKIVFDYAAALAMLPLALVLMAFAAIAVKITSPGPVFYTQTRVGLNGRKYKIIKIRSMRLNCEASSGIQWSQKGDTRITAVGKFLRATHIDELPQLFNVLLGHMSLVGPRPERPEVIQAKGLNQLVPGYRHRLRVKPGVTGLAQCQLPADSDVTSVRYKVVYDLYYVENQSLFLDLRLIAATLCKAGASPNVLRRLFFLPNRDAVAAGFVANVVSIPDDSGTMPALMPA, via the coding sequence ATGAGTGCTGTGCCGACGCACCCGCCGACACTGCCGACCCCCGCCCAGTCGCCCGAACGCGAACCGTGGCCGGAGATCGATTGCCTCCCGTCGGACGCGGTTCTTGAGATCCCAATGAACTTGGGCTGGTACGCTGCGGCCAAAATCGTATTCGACTACGCCGCCGCTCTTGCCATGCTCCCATTAGCTCTCGTTCTCATGGCGTTCGCCGCGATCGCCGTCAAGATCACGTCGCCCGGCCCGGTGTTCTACACGCAAACGCGCGTCGGGCTGAACGGGCGCAAATACAAGATCATCAAGATCCGCTCGATGCGACTGAACTGCGAGGCCAGCTCTGGCATCCAGTGGTCACAGAAGGGCGACACGCGCATCACCGCCGTGGGCAAGTTCCTGCGGGCCACGCACATCGACGAACTGCCGCAACTGTTCAACGTGCTGCTCGGGCACATGAGTCTGGTCGGCCCGCGCCCGGAGCGGCCCGAAGTGATTCAGGCGAAGGGCCTGAACCAACTCGTCCCGGGTTACCGGCACCGGCTCCGCGTGAAGCCCGGCGTGACCGGCCTTGCACAGTGCCAACTGCCGGCCGATTCGGACGTCACCAGCGTGCGCTACAAGGTCGTGTACGACCTCTACTACGTCGAGAACCAGAGCCTCTTCCTCGACCTCCGCTTGATCGCCGCTACGTTGTGCAAAGCGGGGGCCAGCCCGAACGTGCTCCGCCGTCTGTTCTTCCTCCCGAACCGCGACGCCGTAGCCGCTGGCTTCGTTGCCAACGTCGTGTCGATCCCCGACGATAGCGGAACGATGCCCGCTCTCATGCCCGCGTGA
- a CDS encoding TIGR03087 family PEP-CTERM/XrtA system glycosyltransferase gives MSQEPAARVLYLTHRVPYPPDKGDRIRTYHLLRQMVTRGRVWLGCLADEPVPPESLTALNNLCERVAVIPVGRASRWGRAAWSLATGASLSEGLFASNGLTRVLKQWAAETKFDTVVASSSALVPYLRIPALAGTPAVVDLIDVDSQKWLDFAAVSRAPKNWLYRLEAARVRKTERAIAGFARAESVVSRAEANVYDSFTHAGAATVATNGVDLDYFAPAQCETQLACAFVGALDYLPNEDAAIWFARDVWPAIREKFPAAEFRIIGRKPTPTVQALSAIPGISVVGQVPDVRPFVASAAAVVVPLRLARGVQNKVLEAMAMAKAVVAAPPALAALGTENGVHLLSASTPQEWVRAVTALFTDAPLRRSLSGAARQYVEQHHHWEQCLQPLLAAIFPPA, from the coding sequence TTGTCACAAGAACCCGCGGCGCGGGTTCTTTATCTCACGCACCGCGTCCCCTACCCCCCAGATAAAGGCGACCGTATTCGCACGTACCACCTGCTCCGGCAGATGGTAACGCGCGGGCGCGTCTGGCTCGGGTGCCTCGCGGACGAACCCGTTCCGCCGGAATCGCTCACCGCACTCAATAATCTCTGCGAACGGGTCGCTGTGATCCCCGTCGGCCGCGCGTCGCGTTGGGGCCGGGCTGCGTGGAGCCTTGCCACCGGTGCGAGCCTTTCGGAAGGGCTGTTCGCATCGAACGGGTTGACCCGCGTGTTGAAGCAGTGGGCCGCAGAGACGAAATTCGATACCGTCGTCGCGTCGTCGTCCGCGCTCGTGCCGTATCTGCGTATCCCCGCTCTTGCTGGTACGCCCGCGGTCGTCGATTTGATCGACGTAGACAGCCAAAAATGGCTCGATTTCGCGGCGGTCAGTCGCGCGCCCAAGAACTGGCTGTACCGCCTCGAAGCAGCGCGGGTACGAAAGACCGAACGCGCGATAGCCGGGTTCGCACGGGCCGAGAGCGTGGTGAGTCGGGCTGAAGCGAACGTCTACGATTCATTCACCCACGCAGGTGCCGCGACGGTCGCGACCAACGGCGTCGATCTAGACTATTTCGCACCGGCGCAGTGTGAGACGCAACTGGCGTGTGCGTTCGTCGGCGCGCTCGATTATCTGCCGAACGAAGACGCCGCGATCTGGTTCGCGCGCGACGTCTGGCCGGCGATCCGCGAAAAATTCCCCGCCGCGGAATTCCGCATTATCGGGCGCAAACCGACGCCCACGGTGCAAGCGCTCAGCGCGATTCCCGGTATCTCCGTTGTCGGTCAAGTACCCGATGTGCGCCCGTTTGTGGCTTCGGCCGCGGCCGTAGTGGTTCCGCTCCGGCTCGCCCGCGGCGTGCAAAATAAGGTACTGGAAGCAATGGCGATGGCGAAAGCGGTCGTGGCCGCGCCGCCCGCGCTGGCCGCGCTCGGCACGGAGAACGGGGTTCACCTGCTCTCCGCTTCGACCCCGCAAGAGTGGGTCCGCGCGGTCACCGCGCTGTTCACAGACGCGCCCCTGCGTCGCTCACTGTCAGGTGCCGCTCGGCAGTATGTCGAGCAGCACCACCACTGGGAACAGTGTTTACAACCGCTGCTGGCCGCGATCTTTCCGCCCGCTTGA
- a CDS encoding glycosyltransferase yields the protein MDTAGSLIHPPALLPDSPEIARGAEPITGPVILDARVVTGAGGGPEKTILNSPRFLESLGYRMVCAYMHPPGDPGFDVLTRQAAKYRAPLLSIPDRGAWDWRVVTRALAICRRENVTVWHGHDYKTNALGLLLKRLWPMRLVTTVHGWVRHTRRTPLYYRIDQLCLPYYERVICVSDDLLDACLAAGVPAKNCVLLENGIDTAEYSRVQTLADAKATLDLPTDAPVIGAVGRLSPEKGFDVLIRAAHALVAQGHDVRLVIVGEGDERANLERLIRELDLGARVRLAGWQTNVRAYFEAMDVFALSSLREGLPNVVLEAMALGVPVVSTRVNGVPRLIRDGHNGALVDPGDLDGLTAALAGLLRSDSRREQFRAAGRRTVETRYNFATRMQRLKCLYDELLAQ from the coding sequence GTGGACACCGCCGGCTCACTCATTCACCCGCCCGCCCTGTTGCCCGATTCACCGGAAATCGCACGAGGCGCTGAACCGATCACCGGGCCGGTGATACTGGACGCGCGCGTCGTGACCGGGGCCGGCGGCGGGCCGGAGAAGACCATCCTGAACTCGCCGCGGTTCCTGGAGTCGCTCGGGTACCGGATGGTGTGCGCGTACATGCACCCGCCCGGCGATCCGGGGTTTGACGTGCTCACGCGCCAGGCCGCGAAATACCGCGCGCCGCTCCTCTCCATCCCGGACCGCGGGGCGTGGGACTGGCGCGTCGTGACGCGGGCGCTCGCGATCTGCCGGCGCGAAAACGTAACCGTATGGCACGGCCACGATTACAAAACAAACGCGCTCGGGCTGCTGCTGAAGCGGCTGTGGCCGATGCGGTTGGTGACGACGGTTCACGGGTGGGTCCGGCACACGCGCCGGACGCCTCTGTATTACCGCATCGACCAGCTCTGTCTCCCGTACTACGAGCGCGTGATCTGCGTGTCGGACGACCTTCTCGATGCGTGCCTCGCGGCCGGGGTACCGGCCAAAAACTGCGTGCTGCTCGAAAACGGTATCGACACCGCGGAGTATTCGCGCGTACAAACTTTGGCGGACGCAAAGGCCACATTAGATTTACCCACAGACGCCCCCGTGATCGGTGCGGTGGGTCGGTTGTCGCCCGAGAAGGGATTCGATGTTCTAATTCGGGCCGCTCACGCCCTCGTCGCGCAAGGTCACGACGTTCGACTCGTCATCGTCGGGGAGGGGGACGAGCGCGCGAACCTCGAGCGCCTGATTCGCGAACTAGACTTGGGCGCCCGCGTGCGGCTCGCCGGCTGGCAGACCAACGTGCGAGCGTATTTCGAGGCGATGGACGTGTTCGCTCTGAGCAGCTTGCGCGAGGGGCTCCCGAACGTGGTGCTCGAAGCGATGGCGCTCGGCGTGCCGGTCGTCTCGACGCGCGTGAACGGCGTCCCGCGGCTGATTCGGGACGGGCACAACGGCGCACTGGTCGATCCGGGCGATCTCGACGGGTTGACCGCGGCGCTGGCCGGGCTGCTCCGGAGCGATTCCCGGCGGGAACAGTTTCGCGCGGCCGGGCGCCGAACCGTCGAGACGCGGTACAACTTCGCGACGCGAATGCAGCGCCTCAAGTGCCTCTACGACGAACTGCTGGCACAGTGA
- a CDS encoding FemAB family XrtA/PEP-CTERM system-associated protein — translation MHRPMSPVPPPPLVTVAHSRAAISGRVADLAAFVRHSAPEVPLSKHPLWLDVLRTGLGHEVYALETTASGRTVGFLPLACVSSMLFGRFLVSLPYLNTNGVVAHSADVQAELVARAATLAEELNVRYLELRHEAPIAHSALNASLTSKVHMRLPLPGCSEQLWKGFSPKVRNQIRKGEKGGFSVQWGGAECLDGFHDVLCANMRDLGSPVYGKELFRAILNTFPNDAEICLLHAGDHPVAAALLLHGWGITEVPTASALKEQNPSNVNMLMYHHLLQRAIERGQRVFDFGRSTVASSTFRFKKQWGAIPHPATWQYSVLQGEVGDMRPDNPRFQQVIRVWQRLPVALTRLVGPLIVRGIP, via the coding sequence ATGCATCGCCCCATGTCGCCCGTCCCACCACCGCCGCTCGTCACGGTCGCCCACTCGCGCGCCGCGATCTCCGGACGGGTCGCGGACCTCGCGGCGTTCGTGCGGCACTCGGCCCCGGAAGTCCCGCTCAGCAAGCACCCGCTCTGGCTCGACGTGCTGCGCACCGGGTTGGGGCACGAGGTCTACGCGCTCGAAACTACTGCCAGCGGGCGCACCGTCGGGTTCCTGCCGCTCGCGTGCGTCAGCTCGATGCTGTTCGGCCGGTTCCTCGTCAGCCTGCCGTACCTGAACACGAACGGCGTCGTCGCGCACTCTGCCGACGTCCAGGCCGAACTCGTCGCGCGCGCCGCGACACTCGCCGAGGAACTCAACGTCCGCTACCTCGAGCTGCGGCACGAGGCCCCGATCGCGCACTCGGCGCTGAACGCCTCGCTGACCAGCAAGGTTCACATGCGGTTGCCGCTGCCCGGGTGTTCTGAGCAGTTGTGGAAGGGCTTCAGCCCCAAAGTTCGCAACCAGATCCGCAAGGGCGAAAAGGGCGGGTTCTCGGTGCAGTGGGGCGGCGCGGAGTGCCTCGACGGGTTCCACGACGTCCTCTGTGCGAACATGCGCGACCTCGGCTCGCCCGTGTACGGCAAAGAGCTGTTCCGCGCGATCCTGAACACGTTCCCCAACGACGCGGAAATTTGCCTCCTGCACGCCGGCGATCACCCCGTAGCCGCCGCGCTCTTGCTACACGGTTGGGGCATCACCGAGGTGCCGACGGCCTCGGCGCTAAAAGAGCAGAACCCCAGCAACGTGAACATGCTGATGTACCACCACCTGCTACAGCGCGCGATCGAGCGCGGGCAGCGGGTGTTCGACTTCGGCCGCTCGACCGTCGCGAGCAGCACGTTCCGGTTCAAGAAGCAGTGGGGCGCGATCCCGCACCCCGCCACGTGGCAGTACAGCGTGCTCCAGGGCGAAGTCGGTGACATGCGCCCGGACAACCCGCGGTTCCAGCAGGTCATCCGCGTGTGGCAGCGGCTCCCCGTCGCGCTCACCCGTCTCGTAGGTCCGCTCAT